The nucleotide window TTCCAGAATCCGGCCATCATTACAAGACCTTTACAATCCAGTACTTTTACAGATGCTGGTACCTTTACCCGTTTCGCATCACCTACGGCTTCAATTTTTCCATTTTTGATAATTACAATACCATTTTCAATGGGAGCAACGCCGGGCGATGTATATATCCTGGCGCCCACCAGTGCCATGTCATGGTCTGTAACAGATTGGGCATAAAAATAAAGTGGGAGTGTGAGCAGTATCAAGGAGAGGATTGTTCTCATACAACTATTGTATTGTTACTGTAAGTTAACGATCCCTTTTACTGGTTATTGTTTTTCAGGTAGATGACCAACAATGAATTATTAATAATCTGGTAACACGTTTCATTATTAAATCCTCATTCTCCTTTCTAGTTTTACAACGTGACCACAAACCTGCTTATGTAATGGAGAAAAACGCTGCGGTGAGTTCGCACCAGCAAAGTGGAAATTTATGTATATCATCCTTCAGGCAAAATTTTTACACCAGTATCAGCCGAAAAGCCTTATAGATGAACGATTCCACGAAATTAAAAAAGTCATTTGAATTCCTTCATGGGTACACACAGGTATCCGGTATTTAATCATCATTACCTAAAGCTAAATTTAAAGCACACATTTTATGAACAAATGCTATTTCAGTAGCCAACTGCTGAATTTTTATGTAAAGGTATGTTATGCCTTTACGGCTGTGGTCATTTGCCTCTGCCTGCTGTCGCAGCATGCAATAGCCCAGGGAAAATTCAGTGTCCAGGGTAAAATCACCGATGAAAAAAAACAACCGCTTCCGGGTGTCAGCGTCTCTGAAGCAGGTACTAAAACAGGTGTTGTAACAAACATCGACGGCGTTTTTAAGCTGGAGGTGAGCAATGCCAACGCCACGCTGCATATCGCTTTCCTCGGTTACGACAGTAAAGAGGTAGCGATAGGAGGGCAGCATACGCTCAGCATTTCCTTGTCTCCGCAGCTGCGTCAGCTCAACGATGTGGTGATTACCGGTTATGGTAAAACCAGCAAAAAAAATGTGATCGGTTCCATCAGTTCACTGAATGCCGGTGAATTCACACAGGGCGTAATCGGTAGCCCGGCAATGTTGCTGCAGGGCAAAGTACCCGGCCTTACAGTTACCAAAAGCGGGAATCCCAACCAAACGCCAACGGTTATACTGAGAGGTCCTTCTACTTTGCGCTCCGGTGCACAGGAGCCTTTTTACGTGATCGATGGGGTACCTGGTGTACCCATAGATATGGTACCACCGGATGATATTGCTACGATTGATGTACTGAAAGATGGTGCATCTACGGCTATCTATGGTGCCAGGGCTGCCAATGGTGTAATCATGGTTACCACACGCCGTCCTAAAACAGACCAGCTCCGCATTGCCTACAACGCCTATGCCGGCATCGAAAAAGTGGCCAAACGCCTGGAAGTACTCACCGGCGATGAACTGCGTAAATACCTGGCAGATAATGGTCAGGTGCTCGCTCCCGCCAACAACGATACTATTCCTGGTACGCAGAATCTGGTCAACACCGACTGGCAGAAAGAAGTACAACGCACCGGTGTTTCCCAGAACCATAACTTATCACTGATGGGCGGCTCCAAAGCCACTACCTATGGCTTCAGTGTCAACTACTTCGATAACCCCGGTATCATCAAAGGTTCTGCGCTCAACAGACTCGGTATACGCGCCAACGTAGGCCAGCGTGCTTTCAACGATCGTCTCCGCCTCGATTTCTCGGTGTTTAATACCTCCACCAAACAGGATAATGTACCGGATGCGGTATTGTACAACATGCTCAACTACCTGCCTACGGTAGCGGTTACACGCCCCGATGGCAGCTTCACCGAAGACTTTGCCGGCAACATTCGCGGCAGCAGCAACCCCGTAGCATTGATCGCCAACAATAAAGATCAGACCAAATCATCGAAGTTTCTGGCCACCGGTCTCGCAGAAGTAAAAATACTGCCCGGACTTACCTATACCGCCAGTCTCACTACCCAAAAGGAACAGTACAACCGCAACGTATATTACAACAGCCTCTCCACACTGGCCAAGGGTAATGGCGGTAAAGCCAACCGGGTATCGTGGATGAATACACGTAATATCATCGAGTCCTATTTCAACTATGATAAAACATTTGGAAAACACAACATTAAAGTGCTGGCAGGATACTCCTGGCAGGAAGACCGCAGCGGCGACGGATTTGGTGTGACCACCCAGGGCTTCGGCAGCGACGCACTTACCTGGAACAACCTGGCTCTCAGCAACCCGCCCTCCGGTACGATCGTGTTCGATAACTCCGGTCAGACAACACTCACCACACTCCGCCTCATTTCCTACTACGGCAGGGTCAATTACCAGTACGCCGATAAATACTATTTCCAGGCTTCACTCCGTAATGATGGTTCTTCTGCCTTCGGTAAAAACAACCGCTGGGGTTATTTCCCGGCTGCCTCACTGGGATGGCGCCTCAGCCAGGAGTCTTTCCTGAAAACAGTCCGCGCACTCGATGACCTTAAACTCAGGGTCAGCTACGGTATCTCTGGTAACTCACTGGGCTTCGATCCGCTCACAGCCCAGTTGCAATACAGCACCGTAGGACGCTACTATGATAACGGCCAGCTGATCAACGGTATCGCTCCCGTACAGAATGCCAACCCCGACCTGAAATGGGAACGCACAGCTATGTTCAACACCGGGATCGACTTCAGCATCCTCAAAGGAAGACTGACCGGCGCCATTGATTACTACGACAAACAAACCTCCGATCTTATCTGGAACTATCCCGTATCTACCACCCAATACATCACTACTACCTTGCTGGCCAACGTAGGAAAAGTAAGCAACAAGGGTGTGGAAATAGTACTGAATGCAGATGTGATCAGATCTAAAGACTTTACCTGGAGAACAACCATCAACGCTTCCCACAATACCAACAAAATCAGTTCCCTGGCCAATGACCGCTTTACACTGAAGGACATTCCTACCGCCATACTCGGTGGTAAAGGACAGTCCGGCAACTGGAGCCAGAAAGTACTGGAAGGACAGCCTATCGGTACCTTTACCTTGTTCCATTACATGGGTAAAGACAAGGACGGGGTGTCTACCTATCAGAAAGCAGATGGTACCGTTACTACCTCGCCCAACACAGCAGACCTGATGGTAGCCGGCAATGCACAGCCTAAGATCACCTATGGCTGGAGCAATACCTTCCTCTACAAAGGTTTCGATCTGAGCATCTTTATGCGCGGTGTAGCAGGCAACAAAATCCTGAACGCCACACTGGCCGCCATCAATACACCTACCGATGCCAAGATGACCAATATCTCTAAATTCACCCTCGGGGAATCCTATAATGATAAAAACTCTTTCATGGTCTCCGACAGGTTCCTGGAAAGCGGTTCCTACCTCAGAATGGAAAACGTTACCCTGGGATATACCATTAAAACAAAAAGCCCTTACATCAGCGCATTACGTGTATACGGCAACGTTACCAACGTGTTTACGATCACGAAGTATACCGGCATCGATCCGGAGATCGATCTGGGTGGCCTTACACCCGGCATCGATGTACGTAACTACTATCCTAAAACACGGT belongs to Chitinophaga sp. HK235 and includes:
- a CDS encoding TonB-dependent receptor, whose protein sequence is MNKCYFSSQLLNFYVKVCYAFTAVVICLCLLSQHAIAQGKFSVQGKITDEKKQPLPGVSVSEAGTKTGVVTNIDGVFKLEVSNANATLHIAFLGYDSKEVAIGGQHTLSISLSPQLRQLNDVVITGYGKTSKKNVIGSISSLNAGEFTQGVIGSPAMLLQGKVPGLTVTKSGNPNQTPTVILRGPSTLRSGAQEPFYVIDGVPGVPIDMVPPDDIATIDVLKDGASTAIYGARAANGVIMVTTRRPKTDQLRIAYNAYAGIEKVAKRLEVLTGDELRKYLADNGQVLAPANNDTIPGTQNLVNTDWQKEVQRTGVSQNHNLSLMGGSKATTYGFSVNYFDNPGIIKGSALNRLGIRANVGQRAFNDRLRLDFSVFNTSTKQDNVPDAVLYNMLNYLPTVAVTRPDGSFTEDFAGNIRGSSNPVALIANNKDQTKSSKFLATGLAEVKILPGLTYTASLTTQKEQYNRNVYYNSLSTLAKGNGGKANRVSWMNTRNIIESYFNYDKTFGKHNIKVLAGYSWQEDRSGDGFGVTTQGFGSDALTWNNLALSNPPSGTIVFDNSGQTTLTTLRLISYYGRVNYQYADKYYFQASLRNDGSSAFGKNNRWGYFPAASLGWRLSQESFLKTVRALDDLKLRVSYGISGNSLGFDPLTAQLQYSTVGRYYDNGQLINGIAPVQNANPDLKWERTAMFNTGIDFSILKGRLTGAIDYYDKQTSDLIWNYPVSTTQYITTTLLANVGKVSNKGVEIVLNADVIRSKDFTWRTTINASHNTNKISSLANDRFTLKDIPTAILGGKGQSGNWSQKVLEGQPIGTFTLFHYMGKDKDGVSTYQKADGTVTTSPNTADLMVAGNAQPKITYGWSNTFLYKGFDLSIFMRGVAGNKILNATLAAINTPTDAKMTNISKFTLGESYNDKNSFMVSDRFLESGSYLRMENVTLGYTIKTKSPYISALRVYGNVTNVFTITKYTGIDPEIDLGGLTPGIDVRNYYPKTRSFIFGVNATF